From a single Pirellulales bacterium genomic region:
- a CDS encoding PQQ-binding-like beta-propeller repeat protein — protein sequence MRLTSPVQHFFIWFAAIGASCLFAANGSHPLFAADWPQWRGPQRDGISHETGLLKKWPKDGPKLIWQVKDVGSGYSTPSVVNDRIYLLGNEGMDNEFVAALEVKDGSKVWTTGLGKVGNPKQQPNYPGARSTPTVDGDLLFALSSDGDLVCLQTATGSKVWQKNLRTDFGGRPGNWAYSESPLVDGDVLVCTPGGVEATIVAVNKKTGDVIWNCAVPGGDEAAYSSVVVAHIDNVKQYVQFLQKQLVGLDSNSGKLLWHYNKTAKGSMANIPTPLASEGYVYSAAGQSGGGLVKVKESDGAFTANEVYFSPKLPTSIGGSVKIGDYLYGTNGKTLMCVDFNTGDIKWSDRSIGAGAVFFADGLLYLHGENGDAALVEAKPDDYHEKGRFTPSEPPDHGGSKAWAYPVVANGRLYLRDMGTVWCYDVKDAGAGK from the coding sequence ATGAGACTCACCAGCCCAGTTCAACATTTCTTTATTTGGTTTGCGGCGATCGGAGCGAGTTGTCTCTTCGCTGCGAATGGTTCGCATCCTCTCTTCGCCGCGGATTGGCCGCAATGGCGTGGGCCCCAGCGCGACGGCATTTCGCATGAAACGGGCCTGCTGAAGAAATGGCCGAAGGATGGGCCCAAACTGATTTGGCAGGTCAAGGATGTCGGGTCGGGGTATTCGACGCCTTCCGTAGTCAACGACCGCATTTATCTCCTCGGCAACGAAGGAATGGATAACGAGTTCGTCGCAGCGCTCGAAGTGAAGGACGGCAGCAAGGTGTGGACAACGGGTCTCGGCAAAGTCGGCAATCCCAAGCAACAACCCAACTATCCCGGCGCACGCTCGACGCCGACCGTCGATGGCGACCTGCTGTTTGCCCTGAGTTCCGACGGCGATTTGGTTTGTCTGCAGACAGCCACCGGTAGCAAAGTCTGGCAGAAGAACCTTCGCACGGATTTCGGCGGCCGTCCTGGCAATTGGGCCTATTCCGAATCGCCACTGGTGGATGGCGATGTGCTGGTCTGCACGCCCGGTGGCGTGGAGGCCACGATCGTCGCCGTGAACAAGAAAACGGGCGACGTGATTTGGAATTGCGCTGTGCCAGGGGGAGACGAAGCGGCCTATTCATCGGTCGTCGTCGCTCATATCGACAACGTCAAACAGTATGTTCAATTCTTGCAGAAGCAACTCGTGGGCCTCGACTCGAATTCGGGCAAGCTGCTTTGGCACTACAACAAAACAGCCAAGGGAAGCATGGCCAACATTCCGACGCCGCTGGCGAGCGAAGGCTACGTTTACAGCGCCGCGGGGCAGAGCGGCGGCGGGCTGGTCAAGGTCAAGGAGAGCGACGGCGCCTTCACGGCCAACGAGGTCTATTTCTCGCCCAAGTTGCCCACGAGCATCGGCGGCAGCGTAAAGATCGGAGACTATCTCTATGGCACGAACGGCAAGACGCTGATGTGCGTCGATTTCAACACCGGAGACATCAAATGGTCGGACCGCAGCATCGGGGCGGGGGCCGTCTTCTTTGCCGACGGCTTGCTGTACTTGCATGGCGAGAATGGCGACGCGGCGCTCGTCGAGGCTAAGCCCGACGACTATCACGAAAAGGGGCGTTTCACTCCGTCGGAGCCACCGGACCATGGCGGCTCCAAGGCCTGGGCCTACCCCGTCGTGGCCAACGGAAGACTCTATCTGCGCGACATGGGAACTGTTTGGTGCTACGACGTGAAGGATGCCGGAGCGGGAAAGTAG